Proteins encoded in a region of the Salminus brasiliensis chromosome 2, fSalBra1.hap2, whole genome shotgun sequence genome:
- the lrrc4.1 gene encoding leucine-rich repeat-containing protein 4 isoform X2, with the protein MSPPLLCVEVAAGAAGPQGCPPVCSCSNQLSKVVCTRRGLTRVPPGIPTNTRHLNLMENSIEAVQADSFRHLHHLEVLQLGRNAIRQIEVGAFNGLTSLNTLELFDNRLTVVPSGAFEYLSKLRELWLRNNPIESIPSYAFNRVPSLMRLDLGELRKLEYISDGAFEGLVNLKYLNLGMCNIRGEMPNLNPLLALEELEISENFFPEIKPSSFKGLTSLKKLWIMNSKIGLIERNAFDDLSSLAELNLAHNNLSSLPHDLFAPLKYLVELHLHHNPWNCGCDTLWLARWLRDYIPTNSTCCGRCHSPAHMRGRQMVEVDRGDTGAMQCSAPFIADAPRDLNISAERVAELRCRTAAMSAVRWLLPNGTILTHASSHPRITVLNDGTLNFSNVLVGDTGMYTCMVSNAAGKSNASAYLNVSAAELNTSNLSYFTTVTVEVLGPTSELPKTKTTTTTPGASTTTTASPSVFQPVFISTPTVLLQSTDIPPSRPSAVPASKGTTGKPPNPASTSLDEVMKTTKIIIGCFVAVTLLAAIMLIVFYKLRKRHQQRSTVAAARTVEIIHVDEEDLPPPASAASIPGEGALTLPEIRDHNSIHKLDYITHKSDYSYHKPKTDYSTHKPKSDYSIHKPKPDYSTYKPKSDYSIQIPKTDYITHNPTSDYNTYKPPMDYSPHKPSTDYTHRSLPDYHISKKTDQSPYKPGYSTHKPDYKSQTVKPDFSPFKPDYSIHKPKTDYSTHKAKTDYIPHKAATNYSPFKMDCSPFKPDYSAFKADYSPLKAEYISHKPDFSPHKPKMDYSPHKEDYSPHKLNYSTLKPKYNTYKPGGHAAKWTESNSIGNSLPRTLPSTITTISEPFVIKTHAKEKVQETQI; encoded by the exons ATGTCTCCTCCTCTCT TGTGCGTGGAGGTGGCGGCGGGAGCAGCGGGGCCCCAAGGCTGCCCGCCCGTCTGCTCCTGCAGTAACCAGCTCAGCAAGGTGGTGTGCACCCGCCGCGGACTCACCCGTGTGCCCCCAGGCATCCCCACCAACACGAGGCACCTCAACCTGATGGAGAACTCCATCGAGGCAGTGCAGGCCGACTCCTTCCGCCATCTCCACCACCTGGAGGTGCTTCAGCTCGGGCGCAACGCCATTCGGCAAATTGAGGTAGGAGCCTTCAACGGCCTTACCAGCCTGAACACCCTGGAGCTCTTCGATAACCGCCTGACAGTAGTGCCCAGCGGCGCCTTTGAGTATCTGTCGAAGCTGCGGGAACTGTGGCTCAGAAACAACCCCATCGAGAGCATCCCGTCTTATGCCTTCAACCGAGTGCCCTCTCTCATGCGACTGGACCTAGGCGAGCTGCGAAAGCTTGAGTACATCTCCGACGGGGCCTTCGAGGGTTTGGTCAACCTCAAGTACCTCAACTTAGGCATGTGCAACATCCGAGGAGAGATGCCCAACCTGAACCCGCTGCTAGCACTGGAGGAGCTGGAGATCTCGGAGAACTTCTTCCCAGAGATCAAGCCCAGCTCCTTCAAAGGACTGACTTCACTTAAAAAGCTATGGATCATGAACTCTAAAATAGGGCTAATTGAACGCAACGCGTTCGATGACCTGTCCTCACTGGCGGAGCTAAACCTGGCTCACAACAACCTGAGCTCTCTGCCTCATGACCTGTTTGCCCCGCTGAAGTACTTAGTGGAACTACACCTCCACCACAACCCTTGGAACTGCGGCTGCGATACTTTGTGGCTTGCGCGGTGGCTGCGTGACTACATCCCCACCAACTCGACCTGCTGCGGCAGATGCCATTCCCCAGCACACATGAGAGGTCGTCAGATGGTGGAGGTGGACAGGGGTGACACCGGTGCAATGCAGTGCTCTGCCCCCTTCATTGCTGATGCCCCAAGAGACCTCAATATTTCAGCAGAGCGGGTAGCAGAGCTTCGGTGTCGAACGGCAGCAATGTCAGCAGTGCGGTGGCTCCTGCCCAATGGCACCATACTGACCCATGCATCCAGCCACCCGCGAATAACCGTGCTCAATGACGGAACTCTAAACTTTTCAAACGTGCTGGTGGGCGACACGGGCATGTACACTTGCATGGTGTCCAACGCAGCAGGAAAATCCAACGCTTCGGCTTACTTAAACGTGAGCGCAGCTGAACTCAACACGTCCAACCTCAGCTACTTCACCACAGTCACGGTGGAGGTGCTGGGACCAACATCTGAGCTGCCAAAAACCAAGACCACAACCACCACGCCGGGCGCGAGTACCACGACCACAGCTTCTCCCTCCGTCTTTCAACCAGTTTTCATCTCCACGCCAACGGTCCTTCTCCAAAGCACCGACATACCACCAAGTCGCCCGTCGGCCGTGCCAGCTTCGAAAGGGACAACGGGGAAGCCGCCCAACCCCGCCAGCACCAGCCTGGATGAGGTGATGAAGACTACAAAGATAATCATTGGCTGTTTCGTGGCGGTGACTCTGCTCGCAGCAATCATGCTAATCGTGTTCTACAAACTACGGAAGAGGCATCAACAAAGGAGCACGGTGGCCGCAGCCAGGACAGTGGAGATTATTCACGTGGATGAGGAGGACTTGCCTCCACCTGCATCTGCCGCCAGTATACCAGGGGAGGGAGCACTAACCCTACCGGAAATAAGGGACCATAACAGTATTCACAAGTTGGACTACATTACCCACAAGTCAGACTACAGCTACCACAAACCCAAAACGGATTACAGCACTCACAAACCCAAGTCAGATTACAGTATCCACAAACCCAAACCTGACTATAGCACTTATAAGCCGAAATCGGACTACAGCATCCAGATTCCCAAGACGGACTACATTACACACAATCCAACCTCGGATTACAATACGTACAAACCACCGATGGACTACAGCCCTCACAAACCATCTACGGACTACACTCACAGATCATTGCCCGATTACCACATCAGCAAAAAAACTGACCAGAGCCCGTACAAACCTGGATACAGCACCCACAAGCCTGATTACAAATCGCAAACAGTCAAACCAGACTTCAGCCCTTTCAAACCAGATTACAGCATTCACAAACCCAAAACAGACTATAGCACGCACAAAGCCAAAACCGATTACATTCCCCACAAAGCTGCCACCAACTACAGTCCCTTCAAGATGGATTGCAGTCCCTTCAAACCGGACTACAGTGCATTTAAGGCAGACTACAGCCCACTCAAAGCTGAATACATCAGCCACAAACCAGACTTCAGCCCCCACAAGCCTAAAATGGATTACAGTCCTCACAAAGAGGACTACAGCCCCCATAAGCTCAACTATAGCACCCTAAAGCCCAAGTACAACACCTACAAGCCTGGAGGACATGCAGCTAAGTGGACAGAAAGCAACAGCATTGGAAACTCTCTTCCTCGAACCTTGCCCAGTACCATCACCACTATCTCAGAGCCCTTCGTCATAAAAACACATGCGAAGGAGAAAGTACAAGAGACTCAAATCTAG
- the lrrc4.1 gene encoding leucine-rich repeat-containing protein 4 isoform X1, producing the protein MSLLGRVAVRRARKAALLCVVFLMVQVCVEVAAGAAGPQGCPPVCSCSNQLSKVVCTRRGLTRVPPGIPTNTRHLNLMENSIEAVQADSFRHLHHLEVLQLGRNAIRQIEVGAFNGLTSLNTLELFDNRLTVVPSGAFEYLSKLRELWLRNNPIESIPSYAFNRVPSLMRLDLGELRKLEYISDGAFEGLVNLKYLNLGMCNIRGEMPNLNPLLALEELEISENFFPEIKPSSFKGLTSLKKLWIMNSKIGLIERNAFDDLSSLAELNLAHNNLSSLPHDLFAPLKYLVELHLHHNPWNCGCDTLWLARWLRDYIPTNSTCCGRCHSPAHMRGRQMVEVDRGDTGAMQCSAPFIADAPRDLNISAERVAELRCRTAAMSAVRWLLPNGTILTHASSHPRITVLNDGTLNFSNVLVGDTGMYTCMVSNAAGKSNASAYLNVSAAELNTSNLSYFTTVTVEVLGPTSELPKTKTTTTTPGASTTTTASPSVFQPVFISTPTVLLQSTDIPPSRPSAVPASKGTTGKPPNPASTSLDEVMKTTKIIIGCFVAVTLLAAIMLIVFYKLRKRHQQRSTVAAARTVEIIHVDEEDLPPPASAASIPGEGALTLPEIRDHNSIHKLDYITHKSDYSYHKPKTDYSTHKPKSDYSIHKPKPDYSTYKPKSDYSIQIPKTDYITHNPTSDYNTYKPPMDYSPHKPSTDYTHRSLPDYHISKKTDQSPYKPGYSTHKPDYKSQTVKPDFSPFKPDYSIHKPKTDYSTHKAKTDYIPHKAATNYSPFKMDCSPFKPDYSAFKADYSPLKAEYISHKPDFSPHKPKMDYSPHKEDYSPHKLNYSTLKPKYNTYKPGGHAAKWTESNSIGNSLPRTLPSTITTISEPFVIKTHAKEKVQETQI; encoded by the coding sequence ATGAGTCTCCTGGGGCGGGTAGCTGTGCGTCGAGCCAGGAAAGCCGCCCTGCTCTGTGTCGTCTTCCTCATGGTGCAAGTGTGCGTGGAGGTGGCGGCGGGAGCAGCGGGGCCCCAAGGCTGCCCGCCCGTCTGCTCCTGCAGTAACCAGCTCAGCAAGGTGGTGTGCACCCGCCGCGGACTCACCCGTGTGCCCCCAGGCATCCCCACCAACACGAGGCACCTCAACCTGATGGAGAACTCCATCGAGGCAGTGCAGGCCGACTCCTTCCGCCATCTCCACCACCTGGAGGTGCTTCAGCTCGGGCGCAACGCCATTCGGCAAATTGAGGTAGGAGCCTTCAACGGCCTTACCAGCCTGAACACCCTGGAGCTCTTCGATAACCGCCTGACAGTAGTGCCCAGCGGCGCCTTTGAGTATCTGTCGAAGCTGCGGGAACTGTGGCTCAGAAACAACCCCATCGAGAGCATCCCGTCTTATGCCTTCAACCGAGTGCCCTCTCTCATGCGACTGGACCTAGGCGAGCTGCGAAAGCTTGAGTACATCTCCGACGGGGCCTTCGAGGGTTTGGTCAACCTCAAGTACCTCAACTTAGGCATGTGCAACATCCGAGGAGAGATGCCCAACCTGAACCCGCTGCTAGCACTGGAGGAGCTGGAGATCTCGGAGAACTTCTTCCCAGAGATCAAGCCCAGCTCCTTCAAAGGACTGACTTCACTTAAAAAGCTATGGATCATGAACTCTAAAATAGGGCTAATTGAACGCAACGCGTTCGATGACCTGTCCTCACTGGCGGAGCTAAACCTGGCTCACAACAACCTGAGCTCTCTGCCTCATGACCTGTTTGCCCCGCTGAAGTACTTAGTGGAACTACACCTCCACCACAACCCTTGGAACTGCGGCTGCGATACTTTGTGGCTTGCGCGGTGGCTGCGTGACTACATCCCCACCAACTCGACCTGCTGCGGCAGATGCCATTCCCCAGCACACATGAGAGGTCGTCAGATGGTGGAGGTGGACAGGGGTGACACCGGTGCAATGCAGTGCTCTGCCCCCTTCATTGCTGATGCCCCAAGAGACCTCAATATTTCAGCAGAGCGGGTAGCAGAGCTTCGGTGTCGAACGGCAGCAATGTCAGCAGTGCGGTGGCTCCTGCCCAATGGCACCATACTGACCCATGCATCCAGCCACCCGCGAATAACCGTGCTCAATGACGGAACTCTAAACTTTTCAAACGTGCTGGTGGGCGACACGGGCATGTACACTTGCATGGTGTCCAACGCAGCAGGAAAATCCAACGCTTCGGCTTACTTAAACGTGAGCGCAGCTGAACTCAACACGTCCAACCTCAGCTACTTCACCACAGTCACGGTGGAGGTGCTGGGACCAACATCTGAGCTGCCAAAAACCAAGACCACAACCACCACGCCGGGCGCGAGTACCACGACCACAGCTTCTCCCTCCGTCTTTCAACCAGTTTTCATCTCCACGCCAACGGTCCTTCTCCAAAGCACCGACATACCACCAAGTCGCCCGTCGGCCGTGCCAGCTTCGAAAGGGACAACGGGGAAGCCGCCCAACCCCGCCAGCACCAGCCTGGATGAGGTGATGAAGACTACAAAGATAATCATTGGCTGTTTCGTGGCGGTGACTCTGCTCGCAGCAATCATGCTAATCGTGTTCTACAAACTACGGAAGAGGCATCAACAAAGGAGCACGGTGGCCGCAGCCAGGACAGTGGAGATTATTCACGTGGATGAGGAGGACTTGCCTCCACCTGCATCTGCCGCCAGTATACCAGGGGAGGGAGCACTAACCCTACCGGAAATAAGGGACCATAACAGTATTCACAAGTTGGACTACATTACCCACAAGTCAGACTACAGCTACCACAAACCCAAAACGGATTACAGCACTCACAAACCCAAGTCAGATTACAGTATCCACAAACCCAAACCTGACTATAGCACTTATAAGCCGAAATCGGACTACAGCATCCAGATTCCCAAGACGGACTACATTACACACAATCCAACCTCGGATTACAATACGTACAAACCACCGATGGACTACAGCCCTCACAAACCATCTACGGACTACACTCACAGATCATTGCCCGATTACCACATCAGCAAAAAAACTGACCAGAGCCCGTACAAACCTGGATACAGCACCCACAAGCCTGATTACAAATCGCAAACAGTCAAACCAGACTTCAGCCCTTTCAAACCAGATTACAGCATTCACAAACCCAAAACAGACTATAGCACGCACAAAGCCAAAACCGATTACATTCCCCACAAAGCTGCCACCAACTACAGTCCCTTCAAGATGGATTGCAGTCCCTTCAAACCGGACTACAGTGCATTTAAGGCAGACTACAGCCCACTCAAAGCTGAATACATCAGCCACAAACCAGACTTCAGCCCCCACAAGCCTAAAATGGATTACAGTCCTCACAAAGAGGACTACAGCCCCCATAAGCTCAACTATAGCACCCTAAAGCCCAAGTACAACACCTACAAGCCTGGAGGACATGCAGCTAAGTGGACAGAAAGCAACAGCATTGGAAACTCTCTTCCTCGAACCTTGCCCAGTACCATCACCACTATCTCAGAGCCCTTCGTCATAAAAACACATGCGAAGGAGAAAGTACAAGAGACTCAAATCTAG